Within the Vibrio tasmaniensis genome, the region TCTTCGCTTTAGCACAGAGTTAAACAACGACATCATCGTTGAACGAATCACGAATACACTCAACAAATACGATTTCGAATACGATTTGAAATGGACATTCAATGGCGACCCGTTCTTAACCGACGCAGGCTCGTTGCTTGATGCTATTGTCGATGCAGTAGGTCACGTGAATGATGTTAAGCCGGCACTGCTTACCACAGGTGGTACTTCTGACGGACGCTTTATTGCGCGCATGAAAGGACAAGTGGTCGAACTAGGCCCTGTTAATGCAACCATTCACAAGGTTAACGAGTGCGTGAAAGTGGCTGATTTAGAGAAACTAACTGACATGTACGAAAGAACACTAGTGAACCTGTTCGCTAAATAGCTCTTTCATCAGCGATTGATAGTATCTAATTATTGAGAGACGCCTTATGACACCAGAGCAGCTTACCGGACAATCAGATTCTCATCTGGAACCTAGCCTGATTGGCACCAAGACCTTCTTGGTCCACAGTGACGTCAAAGATGATCTGAACAACTTGATTGAAGCTGCTCAACTCGCTGGTTTTAAAATGGAGATTGCCAGTGGCTTTCGCGACTATGAAAGGCAATCTCTGATTTGGAACCGCAAGTTTTCTGGTCAAGCACCTATATTAGATTCCGAAAGCCAACCACTGGATGCTTCAACACTCAGTGAACATCAAAAGTTGTCGGCGATCCTAAGATGGTCTGCGCTTCCCGGAGCGAGTCGTCACCATTGGGGTTGTGACTTTGATGTCTTTGCTCGTAATCACTTACCTGAAGGCGCGCAGCTACAACTGGAACCATGGGAATACCTTACTGGCCACCAGCAAGCGTTTTACCAATGGCTTGTTGCCAATGCATCTCAATATGGGTTCTTCTTTCCTTACAGCCAAGACCTCGGCGGTGTGGCGATAGAACCTTGGCATATTAGCCACCGTAAAGTTTCACAGTTGTGTTTATCACAGTTATCTCCCACTTTACTTGGCAAGCAACTCCAATCTAAGCCAA harbors:
- a CDS encoding M15 family metallopeptidase, with product MTPEQLTGQSDSHLEPSLIGTKTFLVHSDVKDDLNNLIEAAQLAGFKMEIASGFRDYERQSLIWNRKFSGQAPILDSESQPLDASTLSEHQKLSAILRWSALPGASRHHWGCDFDVFARNHLPEGAQLQLEPWEYLTGHQQAFYQWLVANASQYGFFFPYSQDLGGVAIEPWHISHRKVSQLCLSQLSPTLLGKQLQSKPILGYEIIMEQLDEIYARFVANISH